Within Xiphophorus hellerii strain 12219 chromosome 10, Xiphophorus_hellerii-4.1, whole genome shotgun sequence, the genomic segment caacatATTGAGTAACAACAGCggtttcaggttttgccaccATTCTTCATGGCTGCTTAAGAATAAACGGCGGGGAGTGAAACCTGTGGATAAAATAGGAAAGTCACGTCTCCAGTTtgacagtatttcagatatttaaaataaaatttaaaaaatgaataattattgacatattgactgatatgagaCACTTACATTGtgatgtttttcagccatattgtccagcctTAGGTGTACATTTGTcttaaataaagtgcaaaaattataatttgagaGCAAATAACGACATattttctagtttctagagaaactacaacactaaaataaatttcaaacgGGAATCTGAAATTGAAGTCTCAATCTTATCACGGCAGCATCAATCCGATACTGATATCCAATTAGTGTcgatattattgatatttttggaTCAATCAGCCCGCCTCTAATTCgttctctctttctgtccttACGCAGGAAGCCCCCGCAGACAGGACATGATTAGAGGGGGGATCCACACAACCGAAGTCCTGATGAGGAAGCGCTCAGAGAACAGAGGATACACAGATGAAAATATTCGGGACTCCATCGTCATAGGAGACGATAAGTTCCCAGATCTGAGTGAGTTTCCATCAAGCCTCTGCGCTGATTTCATTAATTATTACAGTGTTTAGTTCCTCCTGTCTCTGCAGAAGACAGGAGACACGTTTATCTTGGCGTGTAATAATTGTTCGGACATGGCGGGTAAACTGTGTGAGCGCATGAAACTGATGGCTTGGACATCTGTCAGCAGGGTTGGGGCCGCTATGCTGACTATCGCTCTGCTTTCTGTTTACTTCCCTCCCTTTCTGCTGTTCCGTGTTCTTCGTCCTCCCGGCaccttcttcctcctccctctgctAAAAGCGCCATCAGGTGGGTTTGGCTACGCTGGCTTGCAGAGCAGCTCTCAGACCCAGTACAGCTACAGCCTGTCTCAGGGCTCCAGGGCCAGGACTCAGTCGCCAGAGGTCAATGAAGCCCTATACAGCCTGGACAGAGTGCTCCATGGTAAGTCCTCCACATTCATGCATGAAGGCAGCGGATGCATTTGCCATGTTTCCAAAATGCAACCATCTTTGTCAGTGGCGGTTTTTGATATGGGCAGTTGCCCCGGGTGGCATTAGCAAGGAGAAAGCACAAGCATTGTGTCCAGTCAATGGAGAGtcggcgccccctgctgctgAGAACAGGATGAGTATTTTAAATGCTTAATGCCGACGGAGGAATATTTTATGCCACTTCAGAATTCCGACAATTTCCTGAAAATTGTCTAAATTCATGTGAAAACCAGCACTGTGTCAGtcacataaattaaaccaacaCTTAAACCACTGTTGGTTTAAGTGGCTAAAATGATCTGTCAAAGAAAGAATAATTAATTGATAAGATTATGAAGTTTGAATCTAGATTAACTGTGCAATCAATCatacattttctacattttactACATACAGTGACCTTGTGTCCGTTAAAATTGCattgataaaaagtaaataaaagttgtttctgGTCTTTTGACCTTTTCAGCAAATGTTTCGCTTCAGTTAATTTTTGCAGGTGCTGTTTTTGTACTTCTGGGCAGTCTGTCTTACATTAGCAAATATTCATATTATacaattatcaatatattacttggaAATACCCTCAGaacaacaatattgtttattgcagtaattagtgggacaatttattgtttttaaaattatttttattctttctttgggttgaaacacagaaacaaatgacCTGCTTCTGAGGTTTTCTCACATGACCCTTTCTGTGTCCGTTCAGATGCCCGCCTCTCTCCTGGCGTCCCAGAAACGCCCAGCAGGCTGGTGTTTTCCGCCTTGGCACCGACCGCACTTAAAGTCAGCTGGCAGGAGCCACGCTGTGAGAAAGACATCCTGGGATACTGCGTTCTCTACCAGCTGCTCAACGGAGGTCCGTTTAGTGTCGTGGCCTTTGGGACCGCTCTCAGATCAGTTTGATATTCTCACTGTAACCACCCTGCTGCGTGTTCACCATGTTGTCTCCCCCAGGAGAGACGAAGCGCCTCAATGTGACAAATCCGGCCGAGAACTCTGTGGTCATCCACGACCTGCTGCCCAACCACTCCTACCTGTTTAAGGTGAAGGCTCAGAGTCAGGAGGGCTGGGGTCCAGAACGGGAGGGAGTCATCACCATCGAGTCAGCTGTGGACCCCAAGAGTCCCCTCAGTCCCATGCCAGGTACCGGATCTGCTGCTGTGCACTCCTAACTCagagaaaagtttgtttttattgcgtTACCTGAGTTGCAACCTCTGTCCAGGCTCGCCGTTCACCCTGAGTACCCCCAGCGCTCCGGGCCCGCTGGTGTTCACAGCTCTGAGCCCCGACTCACTGCAGCTCACCTGGGAAAAACCACGGAAGCCCATCGGGGACATCTTGAGCTACAGGGTCACCTGCGAACAGCTACATGGTGGAGGTgaggcaaaataaacaaaacaactcatATTGTTGCTGTGCGCCTTGCCAGTCTCTCAGTGTTTAATCATGATTCTGTTCTGTCTAGGCGACATGCGGTCCTTCAATGTAGGCGGTAACAACGCCGAGACCAGTCTGACTGTCCCGAACCTGACCGAGAACGTCCCGTACAAGTTCAAGGTTCAGGCTCAAACCACGCAGGGTTTTGGTCCCGAGAGAGAGGGCATCATCACCATCGAGTCTCAGGACGGAGGTAGGAGATTGTGAaggaattgtatttgaaacgtaatcaattacgaatttaatgatggcacttgacttaatgtaatgttttgattgttgattctatgttgcatgacattttttgtgtttgttatgatgtaacaTTGCTCCTGagatgtgctatacaaataaaatttgatttgattttgaacATGCTTATCActcttaaacttttccacatttgtcaTGATAGCCACATGTCATTTTTGGTGTGTGGAGGAAGTTAAAACTGATCATTACTGAGCTGAACACTCCATCTTCACCATGACATACGGTgacggcagcatcatgctgtagcAATGTTGGTTCTTCACCAACGACGGgaagctaaatacaggacaatTCTAGAATAAAGCCTGTCGGAAACTGCAAAGACATAAAGCCTAAACATTTAGCCTGAGCTGCAATTGAATGGTTCAGATCAAATCATGTTCATGGGATaggatggcctagtcaaagtccaggctgAACTCAACAGACTCTGtgacaaaaacctaaaaacgTATGACCACAGTTGTTCTCCATTCAAATTGATTTTGTAAAGAggaattggttaaaaaaaaaaagtttctagatgtgcaaagatgGTGAAGTTTAAAGTTTGTACTTCTGCacttgattttctcttttgacTCAGCggctttttctctctgttcagGTTTTGCAGCAATATGTTTTAagaattaatttaaagaaaatttattttaacagtttgatgTCAAATGAATCCGTTGCCATCTAAAAACCAAAGTTTCATTTAACTTGGCCCTCACTGCTTCCTGTAGGTGCCTTGTCTCAGTACAACAGCCAATCAGTGTCGAGGAGGGAGGTTTTCCAAATGCCTGCAGAAATGACCACAAGAACAAACGTCTCCCACACCATGATCAACGATCCCTACTTCTCaggtaagacaaaaaaaaaaaagttgacccCGTCTCTTATAATCCAGTGTTCGCGTTTTAAACCGGAGCTGCTCTCTGTTAACAGACGGGATGATGATGACTCAGCTCACGGAGACGGGCGGCATGGTGAGCCGTCAGGTCACTCGGGAAGTGGTCCAGAGGAGCGTCACGGGAGCATCCACCGTCACAAAGAGAATGTTTTATGAGTCTTAGGAGCTCGTGTGAGCGATGCTCATGATAGCACCCAGCCTGAGAATCAATCGCAAAGCCACAGcgcaaaaaagtgtttcagaGTTTGTACATGTACGTGTGTATAGGGTAAGACTGTgcaaccaaataaataaaattgaaagtaAAGGCCACTTTTTACAAACTGTGGCCACTTTATTTTCCCCCTCAGTTTCCCACTTAATTGTAGTTCCTGACTTCTTTCCCTAGAGTTTGTAACCTCATTAGTCCCTCTGTTGGCCGACATCTGCTAACCCACCAGGCTTTTAAAGAAGTTAACATAATCCCAACAATCAGGCAATACAATAATCCAAAATAACATCCCTATTCTGTCATCCAAGTTtcatcttaaaattaaatgtttgagagGTTTACCTTTACTGTCACTGTGGAATTTTAAAGGGCttttgtttataaattattgtattaaagtgtgtgtttttcttcattcaaGATATActcataaatattcattgttTTACAGTTCTGGTTGTTTACATCCACACTAGCTGGTCGCAAGCCCAGGGCATGCATGAGTTTAACAAGGaatcagaaattaaacatgtttgtgCATTTAAAGTGTCTGTACTTCATTACAGCTGtagttttatgcattttctttctgtggCTAATTCAGCATTTTTTGGTTCAGTAGCTTAATGGAAGACATGATACCAGAGAAAGTATGTTTAAAGACAAAGATTGTATTTGCTTGCTGCAGGTTCTACTGTACTTTGGTGTTCATGAGAAATTCttctttggaaacattttcagattttctttcataaatatACTGATATAAGTTGAGCAGTTCATACAATTTTTACTCAGCATGTATCATTCCCATTTAAGCAGGTCcacttttaagcattttttgtaCATCAGTTATATTGCACTTAATAAagatttatattaaaaacaatgaattcTTCTAATGACtgactttgcattacttatgtGTGAGATCACAGACAAAATGGGACATTTCTAATTTACCGTATTCATGTTTACCATCGTTATATTTagcacaaaaacaacagcacGGATGCGTAAACAAGCTCATGCCTGGAAATGTTTGCAGGAAGCTTTAGAAGAAGAATCACGCAGAGATTAAGAGCTCACATGCGTCAGTCCAGTCTGATTATCTGCAGAGGAGCGCTTACTAACACACACAGGGACAGCGTGACTGCACCAAGAGCCTTTATGCTCCCACTATAAACTTTAAAGTCATGAAAAATGTATGATAAAAATGCGTAGTATGAAAATCTAATGGGTTCTAGATGTTTCTCAAAAAGCTCAGAGTGAAAAATCACCAAACAAATGGCTGTTTTTACCTGATGCTTAAAACATTTATCAGTAAAATACAAAGAGTCCAATTCACTAAGTCTCCATGaaggcagagaaacacaaagtgtGATGTGGATGGAGGGCAGTTCTGGATCCTGATCTCACAAGGCACCTCACAGCGAGAGTCACGCCTCCGGCGCAGACTCGGTGGGTTGCGGAGAATCAGGCGTGAAGAGACTGACGCGCGCCGAGCGACTCAGGTCCACAAGCACGGCCCGGGGCAGAGGCACGGCTGCCGCACGCCCGCGGGCCGGACCACCAGGTCTTTCACCACCTCCACCGTCCCGAACAGGGGGTACAGTTCCTCTGTGAAGTTCTCATTGTAGGTGTACAGGTGCGATCGCTTCTCCACATCGTAGAAGGACAGCTGGCCCACCTCATAGTCCAGATACACCCCGACTTTTCTGGGCGTCGCGTTTTGGGGTAAGAGGGTGGCGGGCACGGTCAGGGCTTTCAGATCTGTGCCCCTCTCCAGCCGGATGGTCAGGTATCCTGTGTCCGTGTTCAGGGAGCGGAAGCCCTGCCTCACGGCGGAGGCTTTAGCCACCCCCAGACGCCAGTCCCTCTCGCCCACCTCCACCTCCCAGTAGTGGCGTCCGGAGGAGTAGGCCTCCTTGCCCACGGCGCACCACCAGCCGTCGAAGCGCCCCGGGCAGGGCGGGACGACGCGGCGCTCCAGGCCGCACCTCAGCCGTTTCTCGTCAGTGGAGATGAGCAGGTTCGGGTTGGCGGACTCTGAGTCCAGGATCACATCCTCTGGAGACACGCAGCCGACAGAAACCATTATATGAGAGATTTAAGCTGCACCTGTGATgaacaataaaaagatttttcataCCTGATGCATCGCAAATCCAATTCCAGACTgtaaggaagaaaaatatattttaaagttttgctaaTGCTGATTTTGTATTCTTAAAtcgcagattaaaaaaaacaacaaccgtTCTGATGACCAACAGTAAATATTGGAGTCCACAACCATTTCTATCAATGTGATATTCATGTTTAACCTGGTCAGCCCAACAAATTTGAATTGGTTTATGAACTGTTTCTCgcatttttcagacttttaactTATAATTTTCATTCGATACTGaaccacaaatttaaaaaaataaaatttaaggaCCAGCAGGTTATCCAGTTCTGAaccaaacacataaaacagcCAACAATAGTGTCTTGCTAGATTAGCAATACCTTacccaaataaaaaaacaatgaatgcCTTGGATAAAAAAAGCAATACTACGCACTAATTAAGCAATACATCAGCTAGGTAAATTAGCAACATATTGTCCTAGTAACCTAGCAATATTTATCATGTGAAACATTGTGCCTTAATGAAGACATTCAGGTTGTAAACCATTGTTGCTCCCACTTGGTCCATTATAACTTAACCTAATGAAACACCTTGACAACAGGTCAGGAACGCCTGATCCAGCCACAAGCAGCACTTTAAACAAATGAGTCATACCTtgcataaatatataatatatcctaataaaacagcaacagctAACATGGATCAACTTTTTTCCCAGGtggattttgtttctgtgtttgcctGAGCTATATACTCTTGGCTTCACAGCTGCAGAAGATAAGGATTTActaaatgtacagtatatgtgcATCGAGGGCTGAGAATCACTTAGTGATGTATAATCCCCAATAGTTATGAACTATAACCTCTCAGCCAGAGCTTTGGTGTTTCTGCTGCCTCACACAATTTTGCTGCAGCAATCCAAACACCTGCTTTACTTTCCTCTGACGTAAGGCTTACGCCCCACAACAAACCATGAAGCAATGccttatattttataatacagTAGGTGGATGAATTATTACCACACATAAATATGAAGTAGTAAACCAATGATAATCTGTACTTTTACGTATCTTTTCCTATTTATTCTCTGGACAACTGGCATTGCTTATATTCTGTACAATTTTAACACCTGacattttggaatatttttaaataagagatataaaaacatttcctaATCATGAATTCACCCACTTCTCCATTCAGAATCAAAGTCATCTGTTAAGATTTGGGGTCTTTTcatgaaacactttttaaacttttagcGTCGACAAATGAGGACCAACCTAGACACAAATGGAGGAtttctttcctttctgttttttttaacattcccTCCCTGCTCCCTCTTATATTATGTTGCTGCATGTTGACGTTGTGATTGCATTGTGCAGGATCATTACGCAACTGGAAAAAAGACTTAGAAGTACCCcttggttgttttatttatacgTTTTTATAGACTCCATGCAGAGGTACGCTATCGCCTTTTTAAAGTAGTATTGACTGCAGACAGTCTTCTGTACGTTTTGATAAACTGGGACTTGCTCCCACAATACCTGAACATGTGAACTTACCGCCGTGTGGGATGTAGCGGACCGCATCTGAAAGAATAAAGAAtcatttaaatgagaaaaacttacattttgatATGTGGGGGTTCATCTCTGTTCCACTCACCAATCCTCTGGCTCCTCTGCTTCTTCACCAGCCACTGCTTGGTCACAtcctcctacacacacacacacacacacacacagaaacacaaagctaaAGCAGGCCAAGGAGAAACTGGACAGCCAGGTAACAGGATTAGCATGACTGGACATCATACAGCGGCTCACATACAGCGTTCCATCCACTTATGAGCCGATTACTACTGACCTGAAAACAgatctgctgtgtttttactCTATTTGGCTATGAGCTCGTCTCTGTTAGCAGCAGTAAATGTTAGCAGGGAACCGACACCCGGTCAGACCTTTACTGGGCTGTCGGCGTTCAGCACGGCCAGCATGATGAGCTCCACGGCCGGCAGCAGGTTGGGGAGGCGGCCCCTCTTCCACTGGAACTCCAGATCGTCCAGCATCATGAGGACCGGCTCGCCTGGCCAGACAGGAGGCTGGACACAAACAAACACCACAGTGAGACTGCTGACAGCTCCAAACTAGACATGACATTGGGATTATCCAGGCTAATCATCCTCATCAGACATGAGCAGGGAACTGGGTCAGACTGTAATCATATACTGGTTATCTTTGTGTACATTCACCTGGGCCCTGCTTTTAATCTCCCGGGTCCAGTCCAAGATGACCCTCCTGTAGGGGCCCATGTCGTACTCGCCCTCCGACTCCAGCATGCACAGCAGGTGGCCCTTCCAGTCCCTCTTCTCCGGCTTCTCGTACTGGAACTCGGACGGCATGATCTTGTGCTAAATGAGAGACGGAAACGTTTCGAGAAAGAGCAGGAGACTTTTGTTCTTTCGTTTTTCTCCGGTCTGACGCCTCTTTGGCACCTGCACTCTCTTTTCCAAAATGGCAGCCCAGTCCACGAGGAAGTCTCTGCAAACGCTGGCAGGCCAGATGTCCTCGCCGGTCCAGATGTGGCTCAGGATGTTGGATCTCTGGGAAACCAGGACACCAGACTGAGCCGCCATGTTTCAAAGCCACAGTTGGCAAATTACCAGcgtcttaaaaaaaagttacggTTTCAAAACTCCTCAACTCCTCACCAAAGTTGAGGAGTTGACTGGCTAGAATTTTCTCTGGCTTTGTCAAACTTTACGAAGTAATGTAGCGCTACACCTTTAACAACAGCTGCTGTGAATGACGGCTGTGGTACTTCTCGTTGgcttccaaaaacaaaacttgattGGAAATCGTTTCAGCgacaaacaaaagttttaatttttgattatGAAACTATATGCATGTTATAAGGCCTTCGGTGGGCTGGCTGCCtgagcagatagcctgactaatCCTTTAAGATCCACTTATTATTTATGAAGCTGTATAAAAACAGCCGAAAAACGTATAAATCTCAACACAATAAGGACTTGGCATCATTAGTGGGGCAGGCTCATCCTGGACAGTCCTGAGTTCAGTAAATACCAGCAACTCAtcaaaaagcaaattacaacaaaatatagTTTGTATAATCTATACTTAGCTCATCTCTACTCATAAAAGCTCccgaaaaataaaataaagaaataaatgttatatatgaCATTAATGTAACGACAATAACCAATGCGCTGGTGGCAGTGGGAATAATTGCTGCTTTTGTGAATTTAAAACGTGAGatggttttggttttattgtccTGCGACTCCGTCTCACCTGGCAGATTCTGTTCAGCTCCCGGCCCAGCTCCATGATGAACAGCTGGCTCTCCACCAGCGgctccttcttctcctgcttcACTCTCTTGCGCGACTCCTGGAGGAGAAACGCCAGGTTACGACGACGAGAGTTTTGTGGGCAATTATTGTGCCgtttgacacattttaaaatcctgacAAAACCTTTCATTTATCACGCTAActatgtttgtaaaaaaaaaaaaaaaaaaaaaactaacaggaAGTTTGAACCACTTTCTTACACTTAGAGTTTGAAAGTAACTAATTTACTCAGTTATATGTACTTTAGCaactttttggggggggggaaagttactttaaggagtatttttactaagctgtactttttaaattttacttcagtaactttgTGATGAAGCATCGCTGCTCTTACTCGAGTAAAACTTCTGGATTCTCCTCCCAATTTAcctgattttattgttttccagcTGCGCTGTTTACAATGAATTATTCCGcttgtatgaattattttcactttgatcTTTAAAACACCAACATTTCCAACCACCTCTACATCCCGGTCCGTCTGAAGacgtcatttttaaatatgaaatgattgaCGTTTTCATCAGTCAGTCGCCTTATTGCCAAAtacttcttctctcttttttttttttttgaactcTCGCCTCACTTATTGTACTGCTACttattacttttacttgagtaaaaaaatatacgAAAGTATGGCTGCGAAAGAGTAGCACTACTCCAACTATTACtagcatttaataaaaaaaagagtaaatctaaaaatatttattgaatacAATTCAATAATTGTGAATTTTCCAGCAGCATATTGCACTGCTTTAAGTACTGAAGTGATCATTCCGGCAAACTCTGACTGTGTGAATGAAATATGTGAAGCTCACATCACCTGTCAAtaacacacatatacagtatgtgttaaTGTACTCTCAGTTCGGTGCCAATACCTTGAGTCTGATCTTGAGCTTCTTGGCCGGCTCGATAAGGAACTGCAGGCAGCCTTTCATCATGCTGGCGGCCGGAGAGCGAGGCCGATGCCCTCTGCTGCgataataaaacagctttagTGCGCCGGCTCTCATTCTGTCAAGAGCTtgagtggggggggggggggggggaggaaggGAGGGGCAGCGGGGGGCCCCTTCCCCCTCCCACCACTCTCCacgactgcaaaaaaaaaaaaaaaagtgatgagaGAGCACAAAAACGCAGATTTATTTGCGATGGCAAAAGAGAGGGAACAGAGGAGCACCGCAGAGCTCGGAGCACGGCTCTGCGCTCAGAGCCCACAGAGGGGCTCATTATCAGGCACCCTGAGCTGTCATCGTTACaccagagaggaggaggggagaggaGGACCGACCGCACACTCCGCTCACCACAACACCACAGAAACAGACtccatccccccccccccaaaaaaataatgCACAGTCACAGATTTTCCTGACACTCATGGGTCGATGGAGCTTGATCCAGAGCTTGAAAACTGCAACTTTATTTCCCTGGAGTTGTGAGGCAGCAGTggagagttttatttatttattataaatggggtggtggtgggtggTGGGTGGTATAGGGTGGGGGAGTTTGGACCAGCTTGCTGTTGATTCAGCAGTCAGTCCGCCCCTGCATGCCAGTTTGTTGCGCTGATGGGGATTTTTGCAGTTCGTTCTGTGATGTAGAGAAGGAAGCTGggccaaaaagaaaagaaaagaaaagatgctGCTGTGGACATTTGACTGgagactaaaaataaataaataataagaaaataaatgcacctgAGCAAATGTGCAACTCAGAAAACACCACCTGGTTGaggagaaacaaacagaagtctatttatacttttaaaaatcgGTAATAACTCctcaatatataaaaataaatatatagcaGTGTTACTAAGAGAGGATGCGTGGCTGCGTACACACGCTGCGGCTACGGCAGGCGGCCGCCACTATATCACTCATTGTCTGACGGAAACAGTGTGGTTGGTTATCGGGACCTGAGCGTCTATAGGTGGCAGAGGAGCT encodes:
- the LOC116726883 gene encoding butyrophilin subfamily 1 member A1 isoform X2 is translated as MMKGCLQFLIEPAKKLKIRLKESRKRVKQEKKEPLVESQLFIMELGRELNRICQRSNILSHIWTGEDIWPASVCRDFLVDWAAILEKRVQHKIMPSEFQYEKPEKRDWKGHLLCMLESEGEYDMGPYRRVILDWTREIKSRAQPPVWPGEPVLMMLDDLEFQWKRGRLPNLLPAVELIMLAVLNADSPVKEDVTKQWLVKKQRSQRIDAVRYIPHGVWNWICDASEDVILDSESANPNLLISTDEKRLRCGLERRVVPPCPGRFDGWWCAVGKEAYSSGRHYWEVEVGERDWRLGVAKASAVRQGFRSLNTDTGYLTIRLERGTDLKALTVPATLLPQNATPRKVGVYLDYEVGQLSFYDVEKRSHLYTYNENFTEELYPLFGTVEVVKDLVVRPAGVRQPCLCPGPCLWT
- the LOC116726883 gene encoding tripartite motif-containing protein 60 isoform X1, producing MRAGALKLFYYRSRGHRPRSPAASMMKGCLQFLIEPAKKLKIRLKESRKRVKQEKKEPLVESQLFIMELGRELNRICQRSNILSHIWTGEDIWPASVCRDFLVDWAAILEKRVQHKIMPSEFQYEKPEKRDWKGHLLCMLESEGEYDMGPYRRVILDWTREIKSRAQPPVWPGEPVLMMLDDLEFQWKRGRLPNLLPAVELIMLAVLNADSPVKEDVTKQWLVKKQRSQRIDAVRYIPHGVWNWICDASEDVILDSESANPNLLISTDEKRLRCGLERRVVPPCPGRFDGWWCAVGKEAYSSGRHYWEVEVGERDWRLGVAKASAVRQGFRSLNTDTGYLTIRLERGTDLKALTVPATLLPQNATPRKVGVYLDYEVGQLSFYDVEKRSHLYTYNENFTEELYPLFGTVEVVKDLVVRPAGVRQPCLCPGPCLWT